One genomic segment of Photobacterium sp. DA100 includes these proteins:
- a CDS encoding thioredoxin domain-containing protein, translating to MNTLTKIFASVLFLLVAVTGCSETDTPKEGVKYTLVATPTAGIADVVEVFSLGCGHCRNMELMLPEIKKLAEVDIDQVHVTFNESAQYAAYLYYTAAIQSSGKPSADLKEALFSFVQEQAAGLDEEGRKNKLDEIFGQHDLVSPFALNDEQKELVYQQMTNANQLEQNAQITSVPSFLVKGKYLVQNGAHDSLEDLANTIRFLSEKQ from the coding sequence ATGAATACACTAACGAAAATCTTTGCTTCTGTCCTTTTTCTTCTTGTTGCCGTCACGGGGTGTAGTGAAACCGATACGCCGAAAGAAGGCGTAAAATACACCTTAGTCGCAACGCCAACAGCCGGTATTGCCGACGTTGTCGAGGTCTTTTCCCTGGGCTGTGGCCACTGTCGAAACATGGAGCTGATGCTACCTGAGATCAAAAAGTTGGCGGAAGTAGATATCGACCAGGTTCACGTCACGTTTAACGAAAGTGCCCAATACGCTGCTTACCTTTACTACACGGCAGCTATCCAGAGCAGTGGCAAACCATCAGCTGATTTGAAAGAAGCGTTATTTAGTTTTGTTCAGGAGCAAGCCGCCGGCCTAGATGAGGAAGGTCGCAAGAATAAGCTGGATGAGATCTTCGGCCAGCATGATCTTGTTAGCCCGTTTGCTCTTAACGATGAACAAAAAGAGCTCGTCTACCAGCAAATGACCAATGCCAACCAACTAGAACAAAATGCACAAATTACCTCTGTGCCTTCTTTCCTAGTTAAAGGGAAATACCTTGTTCAGAATGGTGCACATGACAGCTTGGAAGATTTAGCTAACACCATTCGTTTCCTCTCTGAAAAGCAATAA
- a CDS encoding patatin family protein has translation MTGIHISCAVNNVDALSHLPKYCDKIALVTEGGGQRGIFTAGVLDAFLDADYNPFSLLVGTSAGSLNIASFICGHTKHAYRVITEATTTHDFFDLPRFLLGKEGLNLDWLLEQTQTRLPLDWQQGHKNMRWRTVLACACHADNHRASFFDLRTDDWQAALKASCAIPVLRRQPILNHQQYWVDGGVGAPIPVQEAYDRGYRHIVVIRTVPISVNFDHCWMSMLSKALGKTKAAELISLFLEHEENYRQTQAFLNNPPDDATIYEIHPNKELSSKLLGSRLDSLKQDYQLGYQSGRYFMATLGREFSVPGHPPKPHSSDSDKKPANDEVCAQKMYA, from the coding sequence ATGACGGGAATACATATTTCATGTGCAGTGAACAATGTGGATGCACTTTCTCATCTCCCCAAATATTGCGACAAAATTGCACTCGTCACCGAAGGAGGGGGCCAGCGAGGTATTTTTACAGCTGGGGTATTGGATGCTTTCTTGGACGCCGATTATAATCCATTCTCATTGCTGGTAGGTACTTCGGCTGGCTCTCTCAATATCGCATCCTTTATTTGCGGGCATACCAAGCACGCATATCGTGTCATCACTGAAGCCACCACTACCCATGACTTTTTTGACTTACCCCGCTTTTTGCTCGGCAAGGAAGGATTGAATCTCGATTGGCTATTGGAACAAACCCAAACCCGATTGCCACTCGACTGGCAGCAGGGCCATAAGAACATGCGCTGGCGAACTGTTCTCGCCTGCGCATGCCATGCCGACAATCACCGTGCCTCCTTTTTTGACCTCAGAACTGATGACTGGCAAGCCGCCTTGAAAGCGTCGTGTGCCATTCCCGTCCTGCGTCGACAACCGATTCTCAATCACCAGCAGTACTGGGTCGATGGCGGTGTAGGTGCGCCAATTCCAGTACAAGAGGCTTACGACAGAGGTTACCGACACATCGTGGTCATCCGAACGGTGCCGATAAGCGTCAACTTCGATCATTGCTGGATGTCGATGCTCAGTAAAGCGTTAGGAAAAACCAAAGCAGCAGAGCTAATCAGTTTGTTTCTTGAACATGAAGAGAACTACCGCCAAACCCAGGCCTTTTTAAACAACCCACCAGATGACGCAACAATTTATGAAATCCATCCTAATAAAGAGCTGTCTTCAAAACTCCTCGGCAGCCGTCTTGATTCGCTCAAACAAGATTACCAATTAGGTTACCAATCGGGTCGATATTTTATGGCGACACTTGGCCGCGAATTCTCAGTACCGGGCCATCCTCCTAAACCCCACTCGTCCGATAGCGATAAAAAACCTGCCAATGACGAAGTGTGCGCCCAGAAAATGTATGCCTAG
- a CDS encoding HAD hydrolase-like protein yields the protein MANLFLLDIDGALVDSHNLELDCYARAVNEVLGIEMDTDLSLYANLTDAGVLDELIAKHGITESRSIIHRKVENRYLALVRQAINERPETVSEVMGAKEFLMQVKELRDTHIAIATSSWASAAKLKLRAAGIDIGNVTFASSSDALSRTEIMALAAFRAKQDSGVVFERRIVFAHGDRSKHASQELGYDYVEVGSGSGNHTHIPNLAHYQAAFSQLALSA from the coding sequence ATGGCAAATTTGTTTTTATTAGATATTGATGGGGCGCTGGTAGATTCACACAACCTAGAGCTGGATTGCTATGCTAGAGCGGTCAATGAGGTGCTGGGTATTGAGATGGATACAGACCTTTCCCTATATGCCAATCTGACCGATGCAGGGGTGTTGGATGAGCTTATCGCTAAACACGGTATTACCGAGAGCCGTTCGATTATTCATCGTAAAGTGGAGAATCGTTACTTGGCTTTGGTTCGGCAAGCAATAAATGAGCGCCCTGAGACTGTGAGTGAGGTGATGGGAGCAAAAGAGTTTCTGATGCAGGTGAAAGAGTTGCGGGATACTCATATTGCGATTGCTACCAGCAGTTGGGCATCGGCGGCGAAATTGAAATTGCGTGCAGCAGGGATAGATATTGGCAATGTGACCTTTGCTTCTTCATCTGATGCACTAAGCCGCACTGAAATTATGGCGCTGGCGGCTTTTCGCGCCAAGCAAGATTCTGGGGTTGTTTTTGAACGTCGTATTGTTTTTGCTCATGGTGATCGCAGCAAGCATGCCTCACAAGAATTGGGCTACGACTATGTAGAAGTGGGGAGCGGGTCAGGGAATCATACTCATATTCCGAATCTGGCTCATTACCAGGCTGCTTTTTCACAATTAGCGTTGTCGGCATAG
- a CDS encoding porin: MNKKLIALAVAAAATSSSVHALEVYNDGTNTFSVGGRLAVSAKFSDGDSSLNNQSSRINFGYTHALESGWDIGTRAEWAYDALSNSSEGSHISNRLGFITADHEDFGNFTLGKAWSVHYDVTGKTDLFWIYGGDTAGNYDGISGDGGVHGTGRADDVIQYRNNFYGVQVGLQYQFQDSNLSRDEEGNISGGYDRDYGYQAMAGYDFDTGMGIIGLSGVYAETKFDDRADAKVANAVITYQYNGLNLAANYGEFRNHQSKTSNEAFKKSSFSSSSVTTDGMIRAATGVEVFGSYDINQFQILGGYNLLEDDNSKAKYSYATVGAAYFTGPIILAAEYKIDASSKTATGSDAKLDNELALLVRYNF; the protein is encoded by the coding sequence ATGAATAAAAAGCTAATTGCCCTAGCAGTGGCAGCTGCGGCAACCTCATCGTCTGTTCATGCATTGGAAGTTTATAACGATGGCACTAACACCTTCTCTGTAGGTGGCCGTTTGGCAGTAAGCGCTAAATTTTCAGATGGTGATTCGAGCCTCAATAACCAATCATCACGTATTAACTTTGGTTACACCCATGCCCTCGAAAGTGGCTGGGATATCGGCACTCGTGCTGAATGGGCATATGACGCGCTTTCAAATAGCTCTGAGGGCAGCCATATTTCAAACCGTTTAGGCTTTATCACTGCTGATCACGAGGACTTTGGTAACTTTACGCTCGGTAAAGCCTGGTCTGTTCACTACGACGTAACAGGTAAAACGGATCTGTTCTGGATCTACGGTGGTGATACAGCCGGTAACTACGACGGCATTTCTGGCGACGGTGGCGTACATGGTACAGGCCGTGCGGATGACGTAATTCAATACCGCAACAACTTCTACGGTGTACAGGTTGGCCTTCAGTACCAATTCCAGGATTCCAACCTTTCACGTGACGAGGAAGGCAATATCTCTGGTGGCTATGACCGCGATTACGGTTACCAAGCTATGGCAGGTTACGACTTCGATACCGGTATGGGTATTATCGGCCTAAGCGGTGTCTACGCTGAAACTAAATTTGATGATCGTGCAGACGCAAAAGTGGCTAATGCCGTTATCACTTACCAGTACAATGGCCTGAATCTAGCGGCTAACTACGGTGAATTCCGCAACCACCAGAGCAAAACATCAAATGAGGCGTTCAAAAAGTCTAGCTTCAGCAGCAGTAGTGTTACCACCGATGGGATGATCAGAGCGGCGACGGGTGTAGAAGTATTTGGCTCCTACGATATCAACCAGTTCCAAATCCTTGGCGGCTACAACCTGCTGGAAGATGATAACTCCAAGGCCAAATATTCCTACGCTACAGTGGGCGCGGCATATTTTACCGGCCCTATCATCCTTGCTGCAGAATACAAAATTGATGCAAGCAGCAAAACCGCAACGGGTTCTGATGCCAAACTGGATAATGAGCTAGCCCTATTGGTACGTTATAACTTCTAA
- a CDS encoding tautomerase family protein: protein MIVIYGIKERLNPIKASLSDVIQSCMGRELGLPEDKRSHRFIPMEKEDFYYPGGRSDAYTVIEINMMEGRRKDTQKALIKSLFIEIEKALGISPVDIEIIIKEQSAHCWGFRGMTGDEVTDLKYRVKV from the coding sequence ATGATTGTTATTTATGGAATAAAGGAAAGACTCAATCCGATTAAAGCGAGTCTTTCAGACGTTATTCAATCTTGTATGGGCAGGGAGCTTGGGCTGCCAGAAGATAAACGCTCTCATCGCTTTATACCGATGGAAAAAGAAGACTTTTACTATCCCGGTGGTCGAAGTGATGCTTATACAGTCATTGAAATCAACATGATGGAAGGACGCAGAAAGGATACCCAAAAGGCGTTGATCAAATCGTTATTCATTGAGATTGAAAAGGCTTTGGGTATTTCACCGGTAGATATTGAAATAATCATCAAGGAGCAGTCGGCACACTGCTGGGGTTTCCGCGGCATGACCGGAGATGAGGTTACCGATCTCAAGTACCGAGTGAAGGTATGA
- a CDS encoding adenosylcobalamin-dependent ribonucleoside-diphosphate reductase, whose product MAKSPTASEVSQAVDIEYQSTSVEIWDSKYRLKSKHGEAIDVTLDDTFKRVARALADLENDDAKDHWYNEFLWALRNGAIPAGRITSNAGAFEHKPATSTINCTVSGTIEDSMDNILSKVHEAGLTLKAGCGIGYDFSTLRPRGAFVSGAGAYTSGPLSFMDIYDKMCFTVSSAGGRRGAQMGTMDIRHPDIIEFIRAKREDGRLRQFNLSLLINEDFIEAVKNDAPWQLIFPITAKEAKQDKLDLDNDDSIVWADWPTKDNLVEDAEGRVACKIYRSLPARNLWNVIMTSTYDYAEPGFILIDKVNQMNNNWFCEEIRATNPCGEQPLPPYGACLLGSVNLTKFVREPFTDNAHFDWEAYRKVVAIFTRMLDNVVEINQLPLEKQRHEITSKRRHGMGFLGLGSTTTMLKHKYGSAASVAFTEQVAQEMAITGWKEGLKLAKEKGAAPVMNEEFEITAKMLRLRPEMAKDGIKVGDKVKGKVLHAKYSRYMQQVSEIEPKLIEDLAKHGCRFTHHSSIAPTGTISLSLANNASNGIEPSFAHHYTRNVIVPGKKTKESVDVYSFELLAYRKLVNEKAMPYSNDEESQLPEYFITADDITPSQHVEVQAAAQRWIDSSISKTANVPTDFPFEDFKDIYMDAYDKGLKGCTTFRFNPEVFQGVLVKEKDLENTTYVFTLEDGSTFEAKGNEEIEYDGETHTAANLYDALKEGYYGKF is encoded by the coding sequence ATGGCGAAATCCCCAACCGCTTCGGAAGTCTCTCAAGCCGTCGATATCGAGTACCAATCCACTTCAGTGGAGATTTGGGACAGTAAGTATCGTTTGAAATCAAAGCACGGAGAAGCTATTGATGTCACGCTTGACGACACTTTCAAACGTGTTGCCCGCGCATTGGCAGATCTAGAAAACGATGATGCTAAGGATCATTGGTACAACGAATTTCTTTGGGCACTACGTAACGGGGCTATTCCAGCTGGACGTATAACCTCCAATGCAGGTGCATTCGAACATAAACCTGCCACCTCAACCATTAACTGTACAGTCTCTGGCACCATTGAAGATTCAATGGATAACATCCTGAGCAAAGTCCACGAAGCCGGCCTCACGCTCAAAGCAGGCTGTGGTATCGGCTACGACTTTTCGACCCTGCGCCCGCGCGGTGCTTTTGTTTCGGGTGCTGGCGCTTACACATCTGGCCCACTTTCGTTCATGGATATCTATGACAAGATGTGTTTCACCGTCTCTTCTGCCGGTGGCCGCCGTGGCGCGCAGATGGGAACCATGGATATCCGCCACCCGGATATCATCGAGTTTATTCGTGCCAAGCGCGAAGACGGTCGCCTACGCCAGTTCAACCTGTCGCTGCTTATCAACGAAGATTTCATTGAAGCGGTTAAAAACGATGCGCCTTGGCAGCTGATTTTCCCTATCACAGCCAAAGAAGCGAAACAGGATAAGCTTGATCTCGACAATGACGACAGCATTGTTTGGGCCGACTGGCCAACCAAAGACAACTTGGTTGAAGACGCCGAGGGCCGTGTGGCGTGTAAAATCTACCGCTCGCTTCCAGCCCGCAATCTGTGGAATGTCATCATGACATCGACTTACGATTACGCCGAGCCGGGCTTTATTCTGATCGACAAAGTCAACCAGATGAACAACAACTGGTTTTGTGAAGAGATCCGGGCAACCAACCCTTGTGGTGAGCAGCCACTACCACCTTACGGTGCTTGCTTGCTGGGTTCGGTTAACTTGACCAAGTTTGTTCGTGAGCCGTTTACCGACAATGCCCACTTCGACTGGGAGGCCTATCGCAAAGTTGTTGCTATCTTTACCCGTATGCTGGACAACGTGGTAGAAATCAACCAGCTGCCGCTTGAAAAGCAGCGCCATGAGATCACCAGCAAGCGCCGTCACGGTATGGGCTTCCTCGGCTTAGGCTCTACTACGACCATGCTTAAGCACAAATACGGCAGTGCTGCTTCTGTGGCCTTTACCGAGCAGGTCGCACAAGAAATGGCCATCACAGGCTGGAAGGAAGGCCTGAAGTTGGCCAAAGAGAAAGGCGCAGCGCCGGTGATGAACGAAGAGTTCGAAATCACAGCCAAAATGCTTCGCCTCCGTCCAGAAATGGCCAAAGACGGCATCAAAGTAGGCGATAAGGTGAAGGGTAAAGTCCTTCACGCCAAGTACAGCCGCTACATGCAGCAAGTCAGTGAAATCGAACCCAAGCTGATCGAGGATCTGGCAAAACACGGCTGCCGTTTCACTCACCACAGCTCAATTGCCCCGACAGGAACCATTTCCCTGTCTCTGGCCAATAACGCCAGTAACGGTATTGAACCGAGCTTTGCGCACCACTATACCCGCAACGTTATTGTGCCGGGCAAGAAGACAAAGGAAAGCGTTGACGTCTACAGCTTCGAGTTATTGGCTTATCGCAAGCTGGTTAACGAAAAAGCAATGCCGTACAGCAACGACGAAGAAAGCCAGCTTCCCGAGTACTTCATCACCGCTGACGACATTACGCCAAGCCAGCACGTTGAAGTACAGGCCGCGGCCCAGCGCTGGATTGACTCTTCGATCTCAAAAACGGCCAACGTACCGACAGATTTCCCGTTCGAGGACTTCAAAGACATCTACATGGATGCCTACGACAAAGGCTTGAAGGGTTGCACAACTTTCCGTTTCAACCCTGAAGTCTTCCAGGGCGTCTTGGTGAAAGAGAAAGATCTCGAAAACACCACCTATGTCTTCACCCTAGAAGATGGCTCGACCTTTGAAGCCAAAGGTAATGAAGAAATCGAGTACGACGGCGAGAC
- a CDS encoding high-potential iron-sulfur protein codes for MKNTTNRRNFLKLGLASVIGITVGKELLVKPAHASELPHLTEDDPQAKALQYVHQAADSDKHCGNCALIQGDDGDEWRPCAIFPGKAVNANGWCSAWVKKP; via the coding sequence ATGAAAAACACAACGAATAGAAGGAATTTCCTCAAACTTGGGCTGGCCAGTGTTATTGGTATTACTGTTGGTAAAGAGTTACTGGTTAAGCCAGCACACGCCTCTGAATTGCCCCATTTAACCGAGGATGATCCCCAAGCCAAGGCTCTCCAATATGTTCACCAAGCTGCAGACAGTGACAAGCATTGTGGCAACTGTGCCTTGATTCAAGGTGATGATGGAGACGAATGGCGTCCGTGTGCGATTTTCCCCGGTAAAGCAGTGAATGCCAATGGCTGGTGTAGTGCTTGGGTGAAGAAGCCTTAG
- the yegD gene encoding molecular chaperone, which yields MFIGFDYGTANCSVAVMEQGQPRMLALEGESSFIPSTLCAPTREAVSEYLYRHMGVQPGDELGEQVLRRAIAFNREEDIIVEKGDLLFGQAALDLYLDDPEEVYYVKSPKSFLGANGLRDVQIRFFEDLVCAMMSNIKHKAEAQLDKAITSTMIGRPVNFQGTGGEKANQQAESILRQAAKRAGFQHIEFQFEPVAAGLEYESTLTEDKTVLVVDIGGGTTDCSMIQMGPSWAGKTDRTESLLAHTGLRVGGNDLDIYLAFRQIMPQLGLGTKTQKGIDMPIGQFWNPIAINNVVAQTDFYGSSNLAVLKQLQRDAAEPEKLKYLLRVYQETLGYQLVRKAEECKIALSDAQTHRLALSQLSDLLEVEVSQEQLAQAIEAPRVHISQLVTDAIEQSGIKPDVVYMTGGTARSPILRACIEQQLPSTPVVSGSYFGSVTAGLARWAQQTFD from the coding sequence ATGTTTATTGGTTTTGATTATGGAACGGCCAATTGCTCGGTAGCAGTGATGGAGCAGGGCCAGCCGCGTATGCTTGCTCTGGAAGGCGAGAGCAGTTTTATTCCTTCGACACTTTGTGCACCGACTCGAGAGGCAGTAAGCGAGTATTTGTACCGTCATATGGGCGTACAGCCCGGCGATGAGTTGGGCGAACAAGTCTTGCGTCGTGCCATTGCATTTAACCGCGAAGAAGACATTATTGTCGAAAAAGGCGATCTATTATTTGGTCAGGCTGCACTCGATCTGTATCTCGATGATCCTGAAGAGGTGTATTACGTCAAATCACCCAAGTCCTTTCTAGGGGCGAATGGTCTGCGTGATGTGCAAATTCGTTTTTTTGAAGATCTGGTTTGCGCCATGATGAGCAATATCAAGCACAAAGCAGAAGCTCAGCTTGATAAGGCGATCACCAGCACAATGATTGGCCGTCCGGTTAACTTTCAGGGCACTGGCGGTGAAAAAGCCAATCAGCAGGCAGAGTCAATATTGCGCCAGGCGGCCAAGAGGGCAGGGTTCCAACACATAGAATTTCAGTTCGAGCCTGTGGCTGCAGGGCTTGAGTATGAAAGTACACTAACAGAAGACAAAACCGTATTGGTGGTCGATATTGGTGGCGGTACGACCGATTGCTCAATGATCCAGATGGGACCGAGCTGGGCGGGTAAGACGGATCGAACCGAAAGTCTTTTGGCCCACACCGGGCTGCGCGTTGGCGGAAATGACCTCGATATCTATTTGGCTTTTCGCCAAATCATGCCTCAGTTAGGCTTGGGCACCAAAACCCAGAAAGGGATTGATATGCCAATAGGCCAATTCTGGAACCCGATCGCCATCAACAATGTTGTGGCGCAAACGGATTTCTACGGTTCGTCTAATCTTGCGGTATTGAAGCAATTGCAGCGTGATGCTGCTGAGCCCGAGAAGTTGAAGTATCTTCTTAGAGTCTACCAGGAGACACTGGGCTATCAGCTTGTGCGCAAGGCTGAGGAGTGCAAGATTGCTTTGTCAGATGCCCAGACACATCGGTTGGCTTTATCTCAACTATCTGATTTGCTTGAAGTGGAAGTAAGCCAAGAGCAACTGGCTCAGGCCATTGAGGCACCAAGGGTGCACATTAGCCAGTTGGTAACAGACGCCATTGAGCAAAGCGGTATCAAACCCGATGTTGTGTATATGACCGGTGGTACAGCCCGCTCCCCAATTTTACGTGCGTGTATTGAGCAGCAACTGCCATCGACGCCGGTGGTCAGCGGCAGCTACTTTGGCTCGGTCACCGCGGGGCTTGCACGCTGGGCGCAGCAGACTTTTGACTAG
- a CDS encoding LysE family translocator has product MFPLEVFLAYTLACLLLVISPGPDNLLAIGRGLSQGKLAAVVSGCSSGAGILFHVLAATFGLTLLIQTSELVFYIVKATGAAYLIWLGINVLRSRSLFSLKSAKKQSLQSIFSTGFLSAALNPKPGMFVLAFVPQFVNPTLGSVTVQMIVYGVWFAVLTAIGFSMMGVFSSRLTLWLSKMPKIMSGLNIGAGATFITSGLAIALMKQK; this is encoded by the coding sequence ATGTTCCCACTTGAAGTCTTTTTGGCCTATACATTGGCTTGCCTGCTGTTGGTGATTTCCCCGGGGCCGGATAACTTACTGGCTATAGGGCGAGGGTTAAGTCAAGGAAAGCTCGCGGCAGTCGTATCGGGCTGCTCTTCTGGAGCCGGTATTCTGTTTCATGTTCTTGCAGCAACCTTTGGACTTACATTATTGATTCAGACCTCTGAGCTGGTTTTCTATATTGTCAAAGCCACTGGCGCAGCTTATTTAATATGGCTTGGTATTAACGTATTACGCTCAAGAAGTCTTTTTTCACTTAAAAGCGCTAAGAAACAATCATTACAATCAATCTTTTCTACCGGGTTCTTGTCGGCGGCCCTTAACCCGAAACCCGGTATGTTTGTTCTGGCCTTCGTTCCTCAGTTTGTGAATCCAACGCTTGGTTCTGTGACCGTGCAGATGATCGTATATGGCGTGTGGTTTGCCGTGCTGACGGCAATAGGCTTCAGTATGATGGGAGTGTTTTCATCGCGGCTGACCCTTTGGCTCAGTAAAATGCCGAAAATTATGTCTGGCTTAAATATTGGTGCGGGCGCTACGTTTATAACTTCTGGGTTGGCCATCGCGTTGATGAAACAGAAATGA
- a CDS encoding alpha/beta fold hydrolase, with amino-acid sequence MKPRYSADFVTKEAVFTELMHHDIHQMWQQRKKHVFSGIGGIPIHGISLCESGTTFLPHERYCVVIVNGRNESVWKYQEVIFEYVTRGFDVYAYDHRGQGASGRLAADPEVGHVDSFDDYVADLETFIENIVQPSRYSRCFLLAHSMGGAISTLYLEQHPDVFNAAVLNAPMFGIHMSGALRLVAPAVAKIFDLYQSVPTYALGQKAYHELPFEQNDQCQSQLRYVWAKHLYQTHPELRVGGPSARWVWQAIRAAKHCIQDAGKLQTPLLLLQAENDTIVDNRAQLLFDDHTDRCQLKVIESARHELLMEKDELRDQVFSETMKFFEQFFEEKCAW; translated from the coding sequence ATGAAACCAAGATATTCAGCAGATTTTGTTACCAAAGAAGCAGTGTTTACTGAACTCATGCACCATGATATTCACCAGATGTGGCAACAACGTAAAAAGCATGTCTTTTCAGGGATCGGGGGGATTCCTATCCACGGTATTAGCCTTTGCGAATCAGGCACGACATTCTTGCCCCATGAGCGTTACTGTGTGGTGATAGTCAATGGCAGAAATGAAAGTGTCTGGAAATACCAAGAAGTTATTTTTGAATATGTTACCCGCGGTTTTGACGTATACGCCTATGACCATCGCGGGCAGGGGGCTTCAGGCCGCTTAGCCGCTGATCCTGAGGTAGGCCACGTCGACAGCTTTGACGATTACGTAGCTGATCTTGAGACATTCATCGAAAACATTGTCCAGCCGTCCCGCTATTCCCGCTGCTTTCTTCTCGCACATTCCATGGGCGGTGCCATTTCAACCTTGTATCTTGAGCAGCACCCTGATGTATTCAATGCAGCGGTACTCAATGCCCCTATGTTTGGTATCCACATGTCCGGCGCGCTGCGCTTGGTTGCACCGGCAGTGGCGAAGATCTTTGACCTTTACCAATCAGTACCGACATACGCCCTAGGGCAGAAGGCGTACCATGAACTACCGTTTGAACAGAACGATCAATGCCAGAGCCAATTGCGTTACGTCTGGGCCAAGCACTTGTATCAGACTCACCCAGAGTTGAGGGTCGGAGGCCCAAGCGCCAGGTGGGTATGGCAAGCAATACGTGCAGCGAAACATTGTATTCAAGACGCAGGCAAACTCCAGACACCGTTGCTGTTGCTTCAAGCTGAGAATGACACCATTGTCGATAACCGGGCACAGCTCCTGTTTGATGATCATACCGACCGATGCCAACTGAAAGTTATCGAATCGGCCCGTCATGAGCTGCTGATGGAAAAAGATGAACTGCGCGATCAGGTATTCAGTGAAACCATGAAGTTCTTCGAACAATTTTTCGAAGAAAAATGTGCCTGGTAA